In Lentibacillus amyloliquefaciens, one DNA window encodes the following:
- the manA gene encoding mannose-6-phosphate isomerase, class I: MYNKPIFLKPVFQEKIWGGEKLKTVYHYDIPSERTGEAWVISAHANGPSVIENGPLKGQTLAEAWKSHGELFNKSADNHEAYPLLVKILDANDDLSVQVHPDDTFAREVEGVPYGKTECWYILDADPGSELILGHHAETKQDLEQMMARGEWDTLLRRVKVQPGDFVYVPSGTIHAIGGGIVILETQQSSDTTYRVYDYDRTDADGNERELHLEKAASVTNVPHQVPELNQEEAHSGDLTMTKLVENNYFGVSRWVLNGQAEQTMQADFLQVSVIKGDAVIAVDGKQFEIEKGTHFILPHGIGKYELSGEAEFVVSWV, from the coding sequence ATGTATAACAAGCCGATTTTCCTAAAGCCCGTTTTCCAGGAAAAGATCTGGGGCGGCGAAAAATTAAAAACTGTTTATCATTATGACATTCCATCAGAGCGAACCGGGGAGGCCTGGGTGATTTCGGCGCACGCGAACGGACCGAGTGTCATTGAAAACGGCCCGTTAAAAGGGCAAACATTGGCCGAAGCCTGGAAATCCCATGGTGAGCTTTTCAATAAATCAGCCGATAATCATGAAGCCTATCCGCTGCTTGTCAAAATTTTGGACGCCAATGATGATCTGTCGGTACAAGTGCATCCGGATGATACGTTCGCTCGGGAAGTGGAAGGTGTTCCATATGGCAAAACGGAATGCTGGTATATATTGGATGCAGACCCCGGTTCGGAACTTATTCTGGGGCATCACGCGGAGACGAAGCAGGACCTGGAGCAGATGATGGCGCGGGGTGAATGGGATACGCTTCTCAGGCGAGTTAAGGTACAACCCGGTGATTTCGTCTATGTGCCAAGCGGGACCATTCATGCGATCGGCGGCGGCATTGTCATCCTGGAAACACAGCAGAGCTCGGATACGACCTATCGTGTTTATGATTACGACCGAACTGATGCAGATGGCAACGAACGGGAACTGCACCTTGAAAAAGCCGCATCGGTAACAAACGTGCCGCATCAGGTGCCTGAGTTGAATCAGGAAGAAGCTCATTCGGGAGATTTGACGATGACGAAGCTTGTCGAAAATAATTATTTTGGCGTGAGCAGGTGGGTGCTGAATGGACAAGCGGAACAGACAATGCAGGCTGACTTTCTGCAGGTCAGCGTGATTAAAGGTGATGCTGTCATTGCCGTGGACGGAAAACAATTTGAAATTGAGAAAGGCACGCATTTTATACTGCCGCATGGAATCGGAAAATACGAACTGTCAGGCGAGGCTGAGTTTGTGGTATCTTGGGTTTAA
- a CDS encoding PTS sugar transporter subunit IIB produces the protein MKEILLACSSGMSTSLLVKKMEEEAENRGVDVRIWAVAQDKAVQELENADVLLIGPQMRFMKKKYAKTAEEAGTPLDVIDPVSYGRVDGKAVLDHALKLIDG, from the coding sequence ATGAAAGAAATCTTATTGGCATGCTCTTCAGGAATGTCTACAAGTCTATTAGTCAAGAAAATGGAAGAAGAAGCAGAAAATAGGGGGGTTGATGTCAGGATATGGGCAGTTGCACAGGACAAGGCTGTCCAAGAATTAGAAAATGCTGATGTTTTGCTGATTGGTCCGCAAATGCGATTTATGAAGAAGAAATATGCAAAGACAGCTGAAGAGGCGGGAACACCGCTCGATGTCATCGACCCTGTCTCTTATGGACGCGTTGATGGAAAAGCTGTATTGGATCATGCACTTAAGCTGATTGATGGTTAA
- the celB gene encoding PTS cellobiose transporter subunit IIC has translation MNTFMDKLENVLMPVADKLNNNRYLTALRDGFMIALPLIIFGSIFVVLANLPFLDLLIGEEAYATYQSALGPASAATLSIMGAFVIIGIGTKLTQSYDIEGIFGGVAAFAAFLILTPQTVDDVSGVIPTSVLGAEGMFVGIFTAFIAAELYRFFVQKDWTIKMPAGVPEAVSRSFSALIPITMTLSIFLVIRIIFSYTPFDTVQNFIYTIIQEPLTALGSGLPATIIAVLLIQVFWFFGLHGQIIINSVFDPIWYALNDENLQAFQAGGELPNIVTKQFIDTFLVGMGGSGMTLAVVIGIFLIGRSRQLKELGKLGGPPGIFNVNEPIIFGLPIIMNPLAIIPWLLTPVVITFITYFAMATGLVPKPAGIIVPWTTPVGLSGFLATGNAWQGAVLQVFNMAVVFLIWWPFLKILDKSYYESEKKSENDQAG, from the coding sequence ATGAATACGTTTATGGACAAACTTGAAAACGTATTAATGCCAGTTGCGGATAAGCTGAATAATAATCGCTATTTAACCGCTTTGCGGGATGGATTTATGATTGCATTGCCGCTGATTATTTTCGGTTCGATTTTTGTTGTGCTGGCAAATCTGCCATTTTTAGATTTGTTAATTGGCGAGGAAGCCTATGCAACCTATCAGAGTGCTCTGGGCCCTGCGTCTGCTGCAACGCTTAGCATTATGGGTGCTTTTGTTATCATTGGTATTGGCACGAAACTAACACAGTCGTATGATATCGAAGGAATCTTCGGTGGTGTGGCAGCATTTGCGGCGTTTCTTATTTTGACACCGCAGACGGTGGATGATGTGTCCGGCGTCATCCCGACTTCAGTTCTTGGTGCAGAAGGAATGTTTGTTGGGATCTTTACAGCCTTTATTGCTGCAGAGCTTTATAGATTTTTTGTCCAGAAAGACTGGACTATCAAGATGCCGGCGGGTGTACCGGAAGCCGTATCACGGTCATTTAGTGCTTTGATACCGATTACGATGACACTCAGTATATTTTTAGTGATTCGTATTATTTTCAGTTATACACCATTTGACACCGTTCAGAACTTTATCTATACCATTATACAAGAGCCGTTGACAGCTTTGGGGAGCGGTTTGCCGGCAACTATTATCGCAGTACTTCTCATTCAGGTATTCTGGTTCTTTGGGCTTCATGGTCAGATTATTATCAATTCGGTTTTTGATCCAATCTGGTATGCTTTAAATGATGAAAATCTTCAAGCGTTTCAGGCAGGCGGCGAATTACCGAATATCGTGACGAAGCAGTTTATTGATACATTCCTTGTCGGCATGGGCGGATCAGGTATGACACTCGCAGTTGTTATCGGTATTTTCCTGATTGGACGAAGCCGGCAGCTGAAAGAACTCGGCAAGTTGGGTGGTCCTCCGGGTATTTTTAACGTGAACGAACCGATTATTTTTGGGCTGCCAATTATCATGAACCCGCTGGCAATTATTCCATGGCTATTGACACCGGTAGTTATTACGTTCATAACGTATTTTGCAATGGCGACAGGATTGGTGCCGAAACCGGCCGGGATTATTGTGCCGTGGACAACACCGGTTGGCTTGAGTGGATTCTTGGCGACCGGGAATGCTTGGCAGGGTGCTGTCCTGCAAGTCTTTAATATGGCAGTGGTGTTCTTGATATGGTGGCCATTCCTGAAAATCCTTGATAAAAGCTATTATGAATCTGAGAAAAAAAGTGAAAACGATCAGGCAGGCTAA
- a CDS encoding PTS lactose/cellobiose transporter subunit IIA has product MTTNNITETAFQIILYAGNGKSNAMEAIQEAKEGNFAKSDELIEAAGEELNKAHDYQTKLLQGEANGEESPLNLMLVHSQDHLMTSMTVRDLAVELVEIYRIK; this is encoded by the coding sequence GTGACAACCAACAATATAACTGAAACAGCTTTTCAAATCATTCTTTATGCCGGCAATGGCAAGTCTAATGCAATGGAAGCCATACAGGAAGCAAAAGAAGGAAACTTTGCAAAATCGGATGAGCTGATAGAAGCGGCCGGCGAGGAACTTAATAAAGCGCACGATTATCAAACGAAATTGCTCCAGGGTGAAGCTAATGGTGAGGAGTCTCCATTAAACCTGATGCTGGTTCATTCCCAGGATCATCTGATGACATCAATGACGGTCCGGGATCTCGCAGTTGAACTCGTAGAAATTTACCGAATTAAATAG